In Nocardioides marinus, one DNA window encodes the following:
- a CDS encoding DinB family protein: MSDMWLPQDEDPRMQAGPTRGEKETVLGYLEHYRATLELKCGGLSPAQMATASVPPSRMSLLGMVRHLARVEHHWARRVLEGETGLERLFQSEDAGFTLPDTVEAAYVDEAWARWREEVAHARSVADAMAMDALVEVHGERIEVRDVLVHLVEEYARHLGHVDLLRECLDGRVGQ, translated from the coding sequence ATGAGCGACATGTGGCTGCCCCAGGACGAGGACCCGCGGATGCAGGCCGGTCCGACCCGCGGCGAGAAGGAGACGGTGCTCGGCTACCTCGAGCACTACCGCGCCACGCTGGAGCTCAAGTGCGGCGGCCTCTCCCCCGCGCAGATGGCGACCGCGTCGGTGCCGCCGTCGCGGATGTCGCTGCTCGGCATGGTGCGCCACCTGGCCCGCGTCGAGCACCACTGGGCGCGGCGGGTGCTGGAGGGCGAGACCGGGCTGGAGCGGCTCTTCCAGTCCGAGGACGCGGGGTTCACGCTCCCCGACACCGTCGAGGCGGCGTACGTCGACGAGGCCTGGGCCCGCTGGCGCGAGGAGGTCGCGCACGCCCGGTCGGTGGCCGACGCGATGGCGATGGACGCGCTGGTCGAGGTGCACGGCGAGCGGATCGAGGTGCGCGACGTGCTGGTGCACCTGGTCGAGGAGTACGCCCGTCACCTGGGTCACGTGGACCTGCTGCGCGAGTGCCTGGACGGCCGCGTCGGGCAGTGA
- the dapD gene encoding 2,3,4,5-tetrahydropyridine-2,6-dicarboxylate N-succinyltransferase: MSTATSAWAHGLATVSTDSATEGSVLDVWFPHPHLGERPADDEAPRELVEATGSDHARRIRREVVTVEIADLAAAPTTTAEVWLRLHLLSHRLVAPHGLSLEGQFGLLTNVVWTSAGPCAVEGFEDTRARMRMHGQHVSVYGIDKFPRMTDYVVPTGVRIADADRVRLGAHLASGTTVMHEGFVNFNAGTLGASMVEGRISAGVVVGDGSDVGGGASIMGTLSGGGKQVISIGERCLLGANAGLGISLGDDCVVEAGCYVTAGTKVTVRGVAGVEDGEVIKAAELSGASNVLFRRNSVTGAVEAVPWKGEGIALNADLHKN; this comes from the coding sequence GTGAGTACTGCGACCTCTGCCTGGGCCCACGGACTGGCCACCGTCTCGACCGACTCCGCCACCGAGGGCAGCGTCCTGGACGTGTGGTTCCCCCACCCCCACCTCGGTGAGCGTCCCGCCGACGACGAGGCTCCCCGTGAGCTGGTCGAGGCGACCGGCAGCGACCACGCACGCCGCATCCGCCGCGAGGTCGTGACCGTCGAGATCGCCGACCTCGCCGCCGCCCCGACCACCACCGCCGAGGTGTGGCTGCGCCTGCACCTGCTCTCCCACCGGCTCGTGGCACCGCACGGCCTGTCGTTGGAGGGCCAGTTCGGTCTGCTCACCAACGTGGTGTGGACCAGCGCCGGGCCGTGCGCGGTCGAGGGCTTCGAGGACACCCGTGCCCGGATGCGGATGCACGGTCAGCACGTGTCGGTCTACGGGATCGACAAGTTCCCGCGGATGACCGACTACGTCGTCCCCACCGGCGTGCGCATCGCCGACGCCGACCGCGTGCGCCTGGGCGCCCACCTCGCCTCGGGCACCACCGTCATGCACGAGGGCTTCGTGAACTTCAACGCCGGCACGCTCGGCGCCTCGATGGTCGAGGGCCGCATCTCGGCCGGCGTCGTCGTCGGCGACGGCTCCGACGTGGGCGGCGGGGCCTCGATCATGGGCACCCTGTCCGGCGGCGGCAAGCAGGTCATCTCCATCGGCGAGCGCTGCCTGCTCGGCGCCAACGCCGGCCTGGGCATCTCGCTGGGCGACGACTGCGTGGTCGAGGCCGGTTGCTACGTCACCGCCGGCACCAAGGTGACCGTCCGCGGTGTCGCCGGCGTCGAGGACGGCGAGGTCATCAAGGCCGCCGAGCTCTCCGGCGCCAGCAACGTGCTGTTCCGTCGCAACTCCGTCACCGGCGCCGTCGAGGCCGTGCCGTGGAAGGGCGAGGGCATCGCGCTCAACGCCGACCTGCACAAGAACTGA
- a CDS encoding cupin domain-containing protein, translating to MRIAKQDIPTKIDVPGAKVRQLPDFGTADGLIGAEHFSLDAGLDISPLLQGLPDDACQSPHWGFVVTGALVVTYTDGTVERCSTGDLFHWPAGHSVAVQEDAEVVVFSPTVAHTAVLDHMLVGLAAPA from the coding sequence ATGCGCATCGCCAAGCAGGACATCCCCACCAAGATCGACGTCCCCGGGGCGAAGGTCCGCCAGCTACCGGACTTCGGCACGGCGGACGGGCTCATCGGGGCCGAGCACTTCTCCCTCGACGCCGGGCTCGACATCAGCCCCCTCCTGCAGGGGCTGCCCGATGACGCCTGCCAGTCCCCCCACTGGGGCTTCGTCGTCACCGGCGCCCTCGTCGTGACCTACACCGACGGCACCGTGGAACGATGCTCCACCGGCGACCTCTTCCACTGGCCCGCCGGTCACTCGGTCGCGGTCCAGGAGGACGCCGAGGTGGTCGTCTTCAGCCCGACCGTGGCCCACACCGCCGTCCTCGACCACATGCTCGTCGGACTGGCAGCACCCGCGTGA
- the dapC gene encoding succinyldiaminopimelate transaminase — MVLRTPGRRVSARLPDFPWDSLAAHKATASAHPDGLVDLSVGTPVDPTPEVARAALREHADSPGYPVTIGVERVRQACLDWLERRHGVTGLGLDQVIPSIGSKELVATLAQHLGVGPGDTVVFPELAYPTYEVGAALAGATPVATDSLVSLGPTAPALLWLNSPSNPTGRVLPPDHLRKVVEWCRERGTVLVSDECYLECAWEAEPVSVLHPSINGGSTEGILALHSLSKRSNLAGYRCAFVAGDPDLVGELLAVRKNLGLIVPGPMQHAMAAALDDDAHADEQHARYAARRSALRAALESAGFRVDHSEASLYLWSSRDEDCWDTVSWLADRGILVAPGSFYGSAGSRHVRVAFTATDERIGAAVERLLG; from the coding sequence TTGGTCCTCCGTACGCCGGGCCGGCGCGTCTCCGCGCGCCTGCCCGACTTCCCCTGGGACAGCCTGGCCGCGCACAAGGCGACCGCCTCCGCCCACCCCGACGGGCTCGTCGACCTCTCGGTCGGCACGCCGGTCGACCCGACGCCGGAGGTGGCCCGGGCAGCGCTGCGTGAGCACGCCGACTCTCCGGGCTACCCGGTCACCATCGGCGTCGAGCGGGTCCGGCAAGCCTGCCTGGACTGGCTCGAGCGCCGCCACGGCGTGACCGGTCTCGGGCTCGACCAGGTCATCCCCTCGATCGGCTCCAAGGAGCTCGTCGCGACCCTGGCCCAGCACCTGGGCGTCGGGCCGGGGGACACGGTCGTGTTCCCGGAGCTGGCCTACCCGACGTACGAGGTGGGTGCGGCGCTGGCCGGGGCCACCCCGGTCGCCACCGACTCGCTGGTCTCGCTCGGGCCGACCGCACCGGCGCTGCTGTGGCTCAACAGCCCCTCCAACCCGACCGGCCGGGTGCTGCCGCCCGACCACCTGCGCAAGGTCGTGGAGTGGTGCCGCGAGCGCGGCACGGTCCTGGTCTCCGACGAGTGCTACCTCGAGTGCGCGTGGGAGGCCGAGCCGGTCTCGGTGCTGCACCCCTCGATCAACGGCGGCTCGACCGAGGGCATCCTGGCGCTGCACTCGCTGTCCAAGCGCTCCAACCTCGCCGGCTACCGCTGCGCGTTCGTCGCCGGCGACCCCGACCTGGTCGGCGAGCTGCTCGCGGTCCGCAAGAACCTCGGGCTCATCGTCCCCGGCCCCATGCAGCACGCGATGGCCGCCGCGCTCGACGACGACGCCCACGCCGATGAGCAGCACGCGCGCTACGCCGCCCGGCGTAGCGCCCTGCGGGCCGCGCTGGAGTCGGCAGGCTTCCGGGTCGACCACTCCGAGGCCTCGCTCTACCTCTGGAGCAGCCGCGACGAGGACTGCTGGGACACCGTCTCCTGGCTCGCCGACCGCGGGATCCTCGTCGCCCCCGGCTCCTTCTACGGCTCCGCCGGGTCCCGGCACGTCCGCGTCGCCTTCACCGCCACCGACGAGCGCATCGGCGCCGCCGTCGAGCGGTTGTTGGGCTGA
- the fdxA gene encoding ferredoxin, giving the protein MTYVISQPCVDVKDRACVDECPVDCIYEGKRMLYIHPDECVDCGACEPVCPVEAIFYEDDVPEENKEYYDANVHFFDDLGSPGGAAKMGEIDHDHPMVAALPPQNQDH; this is encoded by the coding sequence GTGACCTACGTCATCTCCCAGCCGTGCGTGGACGTCAAGGACCGCGCTTGCGTGGACGAGTGCCCCGTCGACTGCATCTACGAGGGCAAGCGGATGCTCTACATCCACCCCGACGAGTGCGTGGACTGCGGTGCCTGCGAGCCCGTCTGCCCTGTCGAGGCGATCTTCTACGAGGACGACGTCCCGGAGGAGAACAAGGAGTACTACGACGCCAACGTGCACTTCTTCGACGATCTCGGCTCGCCCGGTGGCGCCGCGAAGATGGGCGAGATCGACCACGACCACCCGATGGTCGCCGCGCTGCCACCGCAGAACCAGGACCACTGA
- a CDS encoding GNAT family N-acetyltransferase — MSPQAASLGPHVVGERVVVRRLLRGETGPTGGPAFTDLLGTCLSWADGVCVVAPEIGEPVRIALADIVSGKPVPPRPSVRQRVPTREAELRGLRMFPGTLTEPLGDWLLRTDPAPVGRLYKRANSCLAIGDPGVPVEQAATDLLEWYDARGRDPLAQVDAGSVSEAGLLAAGWVPLEHGAAELRLGSVSRTRRGLGPTTGEAVVAPESGEDRVVAVVPGEGEPLAVGRAVLDGDWLGLHELRVRLEHRRRGLARDVVSTLLEWGAERGALTAWLHVESDNHGARAFYDSLGLGVHHTVRYLSPTGTFRGSP; from the coding sequence ATGTCGCCGCAGGCCGCCAGTCTCGGACCGCACGTCGTCGGTGAGCGGGTCGTGGTGCGCCGGCTGCTGCGCGGCGAGACCGGCCCCACGGGCGGCCCGGCGTTCACCGACCTGCTCGGCACCTGCCTCTCCTGGGCCGACGGCGTGTGCGTGGTCGCACCCGAGATCGGCGAGCCGGTGCGGATCGCGCTCGCCGACATCGTCTCCGGCAAGCCGGTGCCGCCGCGCCCCTCGGTGCGCCAGCGGGTGCCCACGCGCGAGGCCGAGCTCCGCGGCCTGCGGATGTTCCCCGGCACCCTCACCGAGCCGCTCGGCGACTGGCTGCTGCGCACCGACCCCGCCCCGGTCGGCCGGCTCTACAAGCGCGCCAACTCCTGCCTGGCCATCGGCGACCCCGGCGTCCCGGTCGAGCAGGCCGCCACCGACCTCCTCGAGTGGTACGACGCCCGCGGCCGCGACCCGCTCGCGCAGGTCGACGCGGGGTCGGTCAGCGAGGCTGGCCTGCTGGCCGCCGGGTGGGTGCCGCTGGAGCACGGGGCGGCCGAGCTGCGCCTGGGGTCGGTGTCGCGCACCCGGCGGGGGCTGGGCCCGACCACGGGCGAGGCCGTCGTGGCGCCGGAGTCCGGCGAGGACCGGGTGGTCGCCGTCGTACCCGGCGAGGGCGAGCCGCTGGCCGTGGGGCGCGCCGTCCTCGACGGCGACTGGCTGGGTCTGCACGAGCTGCGGGTGCGCCTGGAGCACCGTCGCCGCGGGCTGGCCCGCGACGTGGTCTCGACGCTGCTGGAGTGGGGCGCCGAGCGCGGCGCGCTCACCGCGTGGCTGCACGTGGAGAGCGACAACCACGGGGCCCGGGCGTTCTACGACTCGCTCGGGCTGGGGGTGCACCACACGGTGCGCTACCTCTCCCCCACGGGGACCTTCCGCGGCAGCCCCTGA
- a CDS encoding VanW family protein, whose protein sequence is MAKDSGREALGGRAVVVAVATVALLLGGGYAAAGAFASDRVPRGTTVGGVAVGGQTPAEAKQTLARAWRDRVDAPITVTVDGESTTVAPSEAGLEPALDATVEAAGAGDSWAPGRLWDYWTGGDEVAPVVTVDEQRMQATVQRLDGELGTAPVDGTVSFTGSTVRTTKATTGRVLDDEAVREALVAAYLSEEPSAELELVEVEPDITDADVEQAVEDYANPALSGPVTLVFGDTPVKLRPSDYAKALSLDADGGVLTLATDIDVVMDLVDQSTVQGEPVDATVRIVDGEPEVVPAKPGVSFADADVYTLFIDLLTQPEGERRGEVDATVVEPEVTTKDVRQLGIKEQVSTFTTYYPHAEYRNTNIGRAAELTNGTLLLPGETFSMNDIVGERTRENGFTEGFIISNGILREDLGGGVSQLATTLFNAMFFAGLEDVEHKPHSFYIDRYPVGREATVAWGALDLRFRNNTEHGVFVQSYIRPSTPSSQGSVTVSLYSTKVWDIEARASNRYAYTEPEVRYLQTDDCYAYTGSSGFQIDVFRDFRRPGKDKVVRTEKFHTVYTPSDSVRCGKPPEDGEGGQGG, encoded by the coding sequence ATGGCAAAGGACTCCGGACGCGAAGCCCTCGGCGGCAGGGCCGTCGTCGTGGCCGTGGCGACGGTGGCCCTCCTCCTCGGGGGCGGGTACGCCGCTGCCGGGGCGTTCGCGAGCGACCGGGTTCCGCGCGGGACGACCGTCGGCGGGGTCGCCGTCGGCGGGCAGACACCGGCCGAGGCGAAGCAGACGCTGGCCCGCGCCTGGCGGGACCGGGTCGACGCGCCGATCACCGTCACGGTCGACGGCGAGAGCACGACGGTCGCACCCTCCGAGGCCGGGCTCGAGCCTGCGCTGGACGCGACGGTCGAGGCCGCCGGGGCCGGCGACTCCTGGGCGCCGGGCCGGCTCTGGGACTACTGGACCGGCGGTGACGAGGTCGCCCCGGTCGTCACGGTCGACGAGCAGCGGATGCAGGCGACCGTGCAGCGACTGGACGGCGAGCTCGGCACCGCACCGGTCGACGGGACGGTCTCCTTCACCGGGTCCACCGTCCGGACCACGAAGGCCACGACCGGTCGGGTGCTGGACGACGAGGCGGTGCGAGAGGCCCTCGTGGCGGCGTACCTGTCGGAGGAGCCGAGCGCGGAGCTGGAGCTGGTCGAGGTCGAGCCGGACATCACCGACGCCGACGTCGAGCAGGCCGTGGAGGACTACGCCAACCCCGCGCTGTCCGGCCCGGTGACGCTGGTCTTCGGCGACACCCCGGTGAAGCTGCGGCCCAGCGACTACGCCAAGGCCCTGAGCCTCGACGCCGACGGCGGCGTGCTCACGCTGGCCACCGACATCGACGTGGTGATGGACCTCGTGGACCAGTCGACCGTCCAGGGCGAGCCGGTCGACGCGACCGTGCGCATCGTCGACGGCGAGCCCGAGGTCGTCCCCGCCAAGCCCGGCGTGAGCTTCGCGGACGCCGACGTCTACACCCTGTTCATCGACCTCCTGACGCAGCCGGAGGGGGAGCGTCGCGGTGAGGTCGACGCCACCGTCGTGGAGCCCGAGGTCACCACCAAGGACGTGCGGCAGCTGGGGATCAAGGAGCAGGTCTCGACCTTCACGACCTACTACCCCCACGCGGAGTACCGCAACACCAACATCGGCCGCGCCGCCGAGCTGACCAACGGCACGCTGCTGCTGCCCGGCGAGACGTTCTCGATGAACGACATCGTCGGCGAGCGCACCCGCGAGAACGGCTTCACCGAGGGCTTCATCATCTCCAACGGCATCCTGCGCGAGGACCTCGGCGGCGGCGTCTCGCAGCTGGCGACGACGCTGTTCAACGCGATGTTCTTCGCCGGGCTGGAGGACGTCGAGCACAAGCCGCACTCCTTCTACATCGACCGCTACCCGGTCGGTCGCGAGGCCACCGTCGCCTGGGGCGCCCTGGACCTGCGGTTCCGCAACAACACCGAGCACGGGGTCTTCGTGCAGTCCTACATCCGCCCCAGCACCCCGTCCTCGCAGGGCTCGGTGACCGTCTCGCTGTACTCCACGAAGGTGTGGGACATCGAGGCCCGCGCCAGCAACCGCTACGCCTACACCGAGCCCGAGGTCCGCTACCTGCAGACCGACGACTGCTACGCCTACACCGGCTCCTCGGGCTTCCAGATCGACGTGTTCCGCGACTTCCGGCGGCCCGGCAAGGACAAGGTCGTGCGCACCGAGAAGTTCCACACCGTCTACACCCCCAGTGACTCCGTGCGCTGCGGCAAGCCGCCGGAGGACGGCGAGGGCGGCCAGGGCGGCTGA
- the mshB gene encoding N-acetyl-1-D-myo-inositol-2-amino-2-deoxy-alpha-D-glucopyranoside deacetylase: MPDATQRLLLVHAHPDDETIGNGATMAKYVAEGRQVTCVTCTAGEMGEILVPDLAHLAADQEDGLGEHRRTEIEDAMAALGVTDHRWLGGFGRFRDSGMKWHEAGHAIAADETDDRAFANADLTVAADELVQIIREVRPQVMATYDQFGGYGHPDHIQAHRVATYAAHLAAVPSYRPELGEAWDIAKIYWNAMSESKMREGLRKLRDAGEQTFFEGMDPDGPMPHFVTADEHLSCAVDATAFVDRKMAAMKAYPTQIQLDGPFFALSNNVGDTAWGVEYYRLAKGALGPLGEDGLETDLFAGL, translated from the coding sequence ATGCCTGACGCGACCCAGCGCCTCCTGCTCGTGCACGCCCACCCCGACGACGAGACCATCGGCAACGGCGCCACGATGGCCAAGTACGTCGCCGAGGGCCGCCAGGTCACCTGCGTCACCTGCACCGCGGGGGAGATGGGCGAGATCCTCGTCCCCGACCTGGCCCACCTCGCCGCCGACCAGGAGGACGGCCTCGGCGAGCACCGGCGTACCGAGATCGAGGACGCCATGGCCGCCCTCGGCGTCACCGACCACCGTTGGCTCGGCGGCTTCGGCCGCTTCCGCGACTCCGGCATGAAGTGGCACGAGGCCGGCCACGCCATCGCCGCCGACGAGACCGACGACCGCGCCTTCGCCAACGCCGACCTCACCGTCGCGGCCGACGAGCTGGTGCAGATCATCCGCGAGGTCCGCCCGCAGGTGATGGCCACCTACGACCAGTTCGGCGGCTACGGACACCCCGACCACATCCAGGCCCACCGCGTCGCGACGTACGCCGCGCACCTGGCCGCGGTGCCGTCCTACCGCCCCGAGCTCGGCGAGGCCTGGGACATCGCCAAGATCTACTGGAACGCCATGTCGGAGTCGAAGATGCGTGAGGGGCTGCGCAAGCTGCGCGACGCCGGCGAGCAGACGTTCTTCGAGGGCATGGACCCCGACGGCCCGATGCCGCACTTCGTCACCGCCGACGAGCACCTCTCCTGCGCCGTCGACGCCACCGCCTTCGTCGACCGCAAGATGGCGGCGATGAAGGCCTACCCCACGCAGATCCAGCTCGACGGGCCGTTCTTCGCGCTGTCCAACAACGTCGGCGACACCGCCTGGGGCGTGGAGTACTACCGCCTCGCCAAGGGCGCGCTCGGCCCCCTCGGCGAGGACGGCCTCGAGACCGACCTGTTCGCGGGGCTGTGA
- a CDS encoding NUDIX domain-containing protein, which translates to MRKVVVAAAIVRGGRVLAARRTAPPEAAGRWELPGGKCEPGEPPTAALEREIAEELGCDIEVTAWLEGSTPIGETHELRAALARLTRGEPTPTEHDEVRWLAPDELDTIDWLEPDRPFLPELRFALEHAASLAGGGSGTRRIIVFDEDDALAVEQRLRADGFDAEVVRERLQGEDDDEDHPWAVLTDAPALIAEVLVDEFDGWLDEEQEQPAPRAGSPLDLPTAPRRIKRTDA; encoded by the coding sequence GTGAGGAAGGTCGTCGTGGCAGCCGCCATCGTGCGCGGCGGGCGCGTGCTGGCAGCCCGGCGTACGGCGCCGCCGGAGGCCGCGGGGCGCTGGGAGCTCCCGGGGGGCAAGTGCGAGCCGGGCGAACCGCCCACGGCCGCGCTGGAGCGCGAGATCGCCGAGGAGCTCGGCTGCGACATCGAGGTGACCGCCTGGCTCGAGGGCAGCACGCCCATCGGCGAGACCCACGAGCTGCGCGCCGCCCTCGCACGCCTGACGCGGGGCGAGCCGACTCCCACCGAGCACGACGAGGTCCGCTGGCTGGCACCCGACGAGCTCGACACCATCGACTGGCTCGAGCCGGACCGGCCGTTCCTCCCCGAGCTGCGCTTCGCCCTCGAGCACGCCGCGAGCCTCGCCGGGGGCGGCAGCGGGACCCGCCGCATCATCGTCTTCGACGAGGACGACGCCCTCGCCGTGGAGCAACGGCTGCGAGCGGACGGCTTCGACGCCGAGGTCGTCCGCGAGCGGCTCCAGGGCGAGGACGACGACGAGGACCACCCCTGGGCCGTGCTGACCGACGCCCCGGCCCTCATCGCCGAGGTCCTCGTCGACGAGTTCGACGGGTGGCTCGACGAGGAGCAGGAACAACCCGCGCCCCGGGCGGGTTCTCCGCTCGACCTCCCCACCGCGCCCCGAAGGATCAAGAGGACCGATGCCTGA
- a CDS encoding DMT family transporter has product MTSRAPAATPLVGVPFWPAAAFVLVWSSGYVAGPAGVEVVSPFWVLVLRFAVAALMLYPLARLTRGALRISREDLVRVAASGLVMNGLLFGTMYAAFELGLQATLGALLHSLSPVLTAVLAGVLLGERLTRLQVVGFVVGVAGVVVVLGPDIDRAGGVAGLLLGVASLACLSLGTLGQRWIGTRTDPIWSATLQCAVCVPPLVVLALAVEGAPSVGSPVDATVAVLWLAGVNSVLGLLLLGLLVRRGGAGASASVFFLMPPVTAVLAWVLLDERLTGLAVLGLALSTVGVAVATRRRS; this is encoded by the coding sequence ATGACGTCTCGGGCCCCTGCAGCCACGCCCCTGGTGGGCGTGCCGTTCTGGCCGGCGGCGGCCTTCGTCCTCGTGTGGTCCTCGGGGTACGTCGCGGGGCCGGCCGGGGTCGAGGTCGTCTCGCCGTTCTGGGTGCTGGTGCTGCGGTTCGCGGTGGCGGCGCTGATGCTCTACCCCCTGGCGCGCCTGACCCGCGGAGCGCTGCGGATCTCGCGCGAGGACCTCGTGCGGGTCGCGGCGTCGGGGCTGGTGATGAACGGGCTGCTGTTCGGCACGATGTACGCCGCATTCGAGCTCGGCCTGCAGGCCACCCTCGGCGCGCTGCTGCACTCGCTCTCACCGGTGCTCACCGCGGTGCTGGCGGGGGTGCTGCTCGGTGAGCGGCTGACCCGGCTGCAGGTGGTCGGGTTCGTGGTCGGCGTGGCGGGGGTCGTAGTGGTGCTCGGGCCCGACATCGACCGGGCCGGTGGCGTCGCCGGGCTGCTGCTGGGCGTCGCCTCGCTGGCGTGCCTGTCGCTGGGGACGCTCGGGCAGCGGTGGATCGGCACCCGCACGGACCCGATCTGGTCAGCGACGCTGCAGTGCGCGGTGTGCGTGCCGCCGCTGGTCGTGCTCGCGCTGGCCGTCGAGGGGGCGCCCAGCGTGGGTTCCCCGGTCGACGCCACGGTCGCGGTGCTGTGGCTGGCAGGCGTGAACTCGGTGCTCGGGCTCCTGCTGCTCGGGCTGCTGGTGCGCCGCGGCGGTGCCGGGGCGAGTGCCAGCGTGTTCTTCCTGATGCCGCCGGTGACGGCCGTGCTGGCGTGGGTGCTGCTCGACGAGCGGCTCACCGGGCTGGCGGTGCTGGGGCTGGCACTCTCGACGGTCGGGGTCGCGGTCGCGACGAGGCGGCGGTCGTGA